The proteins below are encoded in one region of Bos indicus x Bos taurus breed Angus x Brahman F1 hybrid chromosome 2, Bos_hybrid_MaternalHap_v2.0, whole genome shotgun sequence:
- the TSSK3 gene encoding testis-specific serine/threonine-protein kinase 3, producing the protein MEDFLLSNGYQLGKTIGEGTYSKVKEAVSKKHQRKVAIKIIDKMGGPEEFIQRFLPRELQIVRTLDHKNIIQVYEMLESADGKIYLVMELAEGGDVFDCVLNGGPLPESRAKALFRQMVEAIRYCHGCGVAHRDLKCENALLQGFNLKLTDFGFAKVLPKSRRELSQTFCGSTAYAAPEVLQGIPHDSRKGDIWSMGVVLHVMLCASLPFDDTDIPKMLWQQQKGVSFPTHLGISAECQDLLKRLLEPDMILRPSIEEVSWHPWLASTS; encoded by the exons ATGGAGGACTTTCTGCTCTCCAATGGGTACCAGCTGGGCAAGACCATTGGGGAAGGGACCTACTCAAAAGTCAAAGAAGCAGTTTCCAAAAAACACCAAAGAAAAGTGGCAATTAAAATTATAGACAAGATGGGAGGGCCAGAAG agtTTATCCAGAGATTCCTGCCTCGGGAGCTCCAGATCGTCCGTACTCTGGACCACAAGAACATCATCCAAGTGTATGAGATGCTGGAGTCTGCCGACGGGAAAATCTACCTGGTGATGGAGCTGGCTGAAGGAGGGGATGTCTTTGACTGTGTGCTGAATGGGGGGCCACTGCCCGAGAGCCGGGCCAAGGCCCTCTTCCGTCAGATGGTCGAGGCCATCCGCTACTGCCATGGCTGTGGCGTGGCCCACCGGGACCTCAAGTGTGAGAACGCCTTGTTGCAGGGCTTCAACCTGAAGCTGACAGACTTTGGCTTTGCCAAGGTGTTGCCCAAATCGCGCCGGGAGCTGAGCCAGACCTTCTGCGGCAGCACTGCCTATGCCGCCCCCGAAGTGCTGCAGGGTATCCCGCACGACAGCAGGAAGGGTGACATCTGGAGCATGGGCGTGGTCCTGCACGTCATGCTCTGTGCCAGCCTGCCTTTTGACGACACAGACATCCCCAAGATGCTGTGGCAGCAGCAGAAGGGGGTGTCCTTCCCCACTCATCTGGGCATCTCGGCTGAATGCCAGGACTTGCTCAAGCGGCTCCTGGAACCAGACATGATTCTCCGGCCTTCAATTGAAGAAGTTAGTTGGCATCCATGGCTAGCAAGCACTTCATAA
- the FAM229A gene encoding protein FAM229A isoform X2, whose translation MQPSPSTPGPGRAADTCPAPPGPERPPAARARAAASSLGLASASGRAPRGLDMSAQEPPQGRRFPIEAGDSPGLAAAPESQDSPEPVATEHNPVRPLRRCPGCHCLTLLHMPIDVYLAMGGSPRARAT comes from the exons ATGCAGCCCTCCCCCTCGACGCCCGGGCCGGGACGCGCCGCAGACACCTGCCCGGCTCCGCCTGGACCGGAGCGTCCTCCCGCGGCCAGGGCTCGGGCAGCTGCTTCCAGCCTGGGACTGGCCTCGGCCTCCGGCAG AGCGCCCCGGGGCCTGGACATGAGTGCCCAGGAGCCCCCGCAGGGTCGGAGATTCCCCATTGAGGCCGGAGACTCCCCTGGCCTTGCCGCCGCCCCCGAGTCCCAGGACAGCCCGGAGCCCGTAGCTACGGAGCACAACCCGGTCAG GCCGCTTCGACGCTGCCCCGGCTGCCACTGCCTGACGCTGCTGCACATGCCCATCGACGTCTACCTGGCCATGGGCGGGAGCCCCCGGGCCCGCGCCACCTGA
- the MARCKSL1 gene encoding MARCKS-related protein → MGSQSSKAPRGDVTAEEAAGASPAKVNGQENGHVKSNGDLSPKGEGESPPVNGTEEAAGATGDAIEPAPPSQGAEAKGEVPPKETPKKKKKFSFKKPFKLSGLSFKRNRKEGGGDSSASSPTEEEQEQGEISACGEEGTAQEGKAAATPESQEPQAKGAEASAAAKGGDTEEAGPQAAEPSTPSGPESDPAPASEQNE, encoded by the exons ATGGGCAGCCAGAGCTCCAAGGCTCCCCGGGGCGACGTGACCGCCGAGGAGGCAGCAGGCGCTTCCCCCGCCAAGGTCAACGGACAG GAGAACGGCCACGTGAAAAGCAATGGAGACTTATCCCCCAAAGGTGAAGGGGAGTCGCCCCCCGTGAACGGAACAGAGGAGGCAGCGGGGGCCACTGGTGATGCTATCGAGCCAGCACCCCCTAGCCAGGGCGCTGAGGCTAAGGGGGAGGTCCCCCCCAAGGAGAcccccaagaagaagaagaaattctctTTCAAGAAGCCTTTCAAATTGAGTGGCCTGTCCTTCAAGAGAAATCGGAAGGAGGGTGGGGGTGATTCGTCTGCCTCCTCACCCACAGAGGAAGAGCAGGAGCAGGGGGAGATCAGTGCCTGCGGCGAGGAGGGCACTGCCCAGGAAGGGAAGGCTGCTGCCACCCCCGAGAGCCAGGAGCCTCAGGCCAAAGGGGCAGAGGCCAGCGCTGCCGCCAagggaggagacacagaagaGGCAGGGCCCCAGGCCGCAGAGCCATCCACTCCCTCGGGGCCAGAGAGTGACCCTGCACCAGCCAGCGAGCAGAATGAGTag
- the FAM229A gene encoding protein FAM229A isoform X1 — translation MQPSPSTPGPGRAADTCPAPPGPERPPAARARAAASSLGLASASGRAPRGLDMSAQEPPQGRRFPIEAGDSPGLAAAPESQDSPEPVATEHNPVRKISITVLDSGGPEKLETGGDGQTTQNKENGHLPRAHLILQRWSLVLLPSVL, via the exons ATGCAGCCCTCCCCCTCGACGCCCGGGCCGGGACGCGCCGCAGACACCTGCCCGGCTCCGCCTGGACCGGAGCGTCCTCCCGCGGCCAGGGCTCGGGCAGCTGCTTCCAGCCTGGGACTGGCCTCGGCCTCCGGCAG AGCGCCCCGGGGCCTGGACATGAGTGCCCAGGAGCCCCCGCAGGGTCGGAGATTCCCCATTGAGGCCGGAGACTCCCCTGGCCTTGCCGCCGCCCCCGAGTCCCAGGACAGCCCGGAGCCCGTAGCTACGGAGCACAACCCGGTCAG GAAAATCAGCATTACTGTTCTGGACTCTGGGGGCCCAGAAAAGCTTGAGACTGGAGGAGATGGACAGACAACTCAGAATAAAGAGAATGGCCACCTACCCCGGGCCCATTTAATTCTCCAAAGATGGAGTTTGGTTTTGCTGCCTTCTGTTTTGTGA